The Musa acuminata AAA Group cultivar baxijiao chromosome BXJ1-3, Cavendish_Baxijiao_AAA, whole genome shotgun sequence genome window below encodes:
- the LOC135581020 gene encoding uncharacterized protein LOC135581020 isoform X3, with the protein MMSGKVLLTYKRKRFSANANPANVVKADSSVKTVGEHCFRCGSVDINENLLVCHSCSGSYHLRCIDSSLKNVSEDRWLCPPCIERCDSEISIQHQSYQTGKTTENRSIGESETGAIKLHTQKVLSSSGPSEISSRNGSPSPVDPSMENIVNRASANDLGIESGSACRVVEETLRSQSTNLETVGRSSSLHLKTWTERNTSSRFSEDCASMVVSSDKRSGIILNDEYPKGNTKNFLITFRRRVKKKRDVVSSSTTRNSSAEDKHSSMVTSRSHELGNNCRCSDSTFLLEADGPSRLNALQEDMHDVNKDAGLGPKLSGQGSTADKCEEPCQPKPDVAPQGTTSLQYSERVLQCQSDKCTGMPTSDLSKDPTHKSKQSEMAKTGTSIRGEEGNELFTKERGHVGGAELLVVPVVSTHLTSSNPTRPLVDAMAENFLESQRPSAQNCALGRMDEETDGRAKGLQWMETLDKSHQETTKETKSSILINKNSTNCTIASSGRASTAYPVNSSTKIQDVSRECIDRASRLQERLLVTKSNNSIYEKQQRERASHNSMYTDFADQSLILNSEVLSVSMNDIRGMPLPLDLNFKDTVEGYNRQHRWDSMGENASVSRQKQVCENDMNGSRMPKESSLLDNFKRFSDEWSEEELDVLWIGVRRHGLNNWNDILRDPKLCFLKSRVAEDLALQWDKEQIKLLNGTLYHPERPSVLDLSRPLGTDDTCWRKATGRNLYCEKVVSSYLEFPTQRTETKLSLGDVYVQSEKNIKKNVVPNISGLSIANPHGIRNSMAGPFIGSNLIGSVNPRADIRHQNAFKTQGTRYDCESSTSPQKSVERGGHEQRSSANSTLPHWLKEVLTVPQRRSSLPLPSGVSSLNPGSIINYDERVTAFLSAVETALPKDPRGRGILKRKSKASSNHANRVKVLDNSVSVDDTLLQKRLSSLPNLGLTPLKPASANTGSGPSHVLDLNNKSPDPTGPSNLVVIDSDVSSEETISDDQSSRW; encoded by the exons CATTGCTTTCGGTGTGGTTCTGTTGACATAAATGAGAATCTGCTGGTGTGCCATAGCTGCTCTGGGAGCTATCATCTTCGATGCATTGACTCCTCTTTGAAG AATGTATCTGAAGATAGGTGGCTATGCCCTCCTTGTATTGAAAGATGCGATTCCGAGATATCTATACAACACCAATCTTATCAGACTGGCAAAACAACAGAAAACAGAAGTATTGGGGAATCTGAGACAGGTGCAATCAAACTGCATACCCAAAAAGTGCTTTCGAGTTCAGGACCATCTGAAATCAGCTCTAGGAATGGAAGCCCCTCCCCAGTAGACCCATCTATGGAGAACATAGTCAATCGGGCATCCGCAAATGACTTGGGTATAGAATCTGGTTCTGCGTGCCGAGTTGTTGAAGAGACTTTGAGATCTCAGTCAACAAATTTGGAGACTGTAGGAAGATCAAGTTCCTTGCATTTGAAAACTTGGACCGAAAGGAATACTAGTTCCAGATTCTCAGAGGACTGTGCCTCCATGGTAGTCAGTTcagataaaagaagtggaataatATTGAATGATGAGTATCCAAAAGGGAACACTAAGAATTTCTTAATTACATTTCGTAGAAGAGTGAAAAAGAAACGGGATGTAGTCAGTTCATCAACCACAAGGAATTCAAGTGCTGAAGACAAGCACAGTTCAATGGTGACTTCTAGGAGCCATGAATTAGGAAATAATTGTAGATGTTCAGATTCAACTTTCTTGTTGGAAGCAGATGGGCCTAGCCGACTGAATGCTCTTCAAGAGGAT ATGCATGACGTCAATAAAGATGCCGGGCTAGGGCCTAAGCTTTCTGGACAAGg TAGCACTGCAGACAAATGCGAAGAACCATGTCAACCAAAACCAGACGTTGCTCCTCAGGGTACAACTTCTTTACAATATTCAGAACGTGTTCTTCAGTGTCAATCTGATAAATGCACTGGGATGCCTACAAGTGATTTAAGCAAAGACCCTACACACAAAAGCAAGCAATCAGAGATGGCCAAAACTGGGACATCCATACGAGGGGAAGAGGGAAATGAATTATTTACAAAGGAGAGAGGTCATGTAGGAGGGGCGGAGCTGTTGGTTGTCCCAGTGGTTTCAACTCATCTTACGAGCTCAAACCCAACTAGACCACTTGTGGATGCTATGGCTGAGAACTTTCTGGAGTCACAAAGACCATCAGCTCAAAATTGTGCTCTAGGTAGGATGGATGAGGAAACTGATGGTCGAGCCAAAGGATTGCAGTGGATGGAAACGCTTGATAAATCACATCAGGAGACCACAAAAGAAACAAAGTCATCCATTCTTATTAATAAAAACAGTACCAATTGCACAATAGCATCAAGTGGAAGGGCTTCCACAGCTTACCCAGTTAATTCATCTACAAAGATTCAG GATGTATCCAGAGAATGCATTGATCGGGCATCCCGATTACAGGAACGACTCTTGGTGACAAAGTCAAATAACTCTATTTATGAAAAACAACAGCGTGAGAGGGCATCACACAACTCTATGTATACTGATTTTGCAGATCAGTCTCTTATATTGAATTCTGAAGTGCTTAGTGTTTCCATGAATGATATCCGAGGTATGCCATtgccattagatttgaatttcaaGGACACTGTTGAGGGATACAATAGGCAACACAGATGGGACAGCATGGGTGAGAATGCATCTGTATCCAGACAAAAGCAGGTGTGTGAGAATGATATGAATGGCTCACGGATGCCAAAAGAAAGCTCTTTGCTGGACAACTTTAAGAGGTTCTCAGATGAATGGTCAGAAGAAGAATTAGATGTTCTTTGGATTGGCGTGAGAAGACACGGATtaaacaattggaatgatatCTTAAGGGATCCAAAATTATGTTTCTTAAAATCGAGGGTTGCAGAAGACTTGGCCTTGCAGTGGGATAAAGAACAAATTAAGCTTCTTAATGGTACACTCTATCATCCAGAAAGACCTTCAGTATTAGATCTTTCACGGCCTCTTGGAACAGATGACACATGCTGGAGAAAAGCAACAGGTAGGAATTTGTATTGTGAGAAAGTTgtttcatcatatttggaatttcCGACACAGAGAACAGAAACTAAACTTTCTCTTGGAGATGTATATGTTCAGAGTGAGAAAAACATCAAGAAAAATGTAGTACCCAATATATCAGGTTTATCCATAGCTAATCCTCACGGAATTAGAAATTCAATGGCAGGTCCTTTCATAGGCAGTAACCTCATAGGTTCTGTTAACCCAAGGGCAGACATCAGACATCAGAATGCTTTCAAAACACAAGGCACCAGGTACGACTGCGAATCATCTACTTCACCTCAAAAATCAGTTGAAAGAGGAGGACATGAGCAAAGATCTTCTGCAAATAGTACTCTCCCTCATTGGCTCAAAGAAGTGTTGACTGTGCCTCAAAGGCGAAGTAGTTTGCCATTGCCTTCTGGAGTTTCAAGCTTGAATCCTGGAAGCATTATTAATTATGATGAGCGAGTTACTGCTTTTCTAAGTGCCGTGGAAACTGCTCTGCCTAAAGATCCCCGTGGACGGGGAATATTGAAGAGGAAGAGCAAGGCCTCTAGTAATCATGCCAACAGGGTAAAGGTGTTGGATAACTCAGTATCGGTGGATGATACCTTGTTGCAGAAAAGATTATCCTCACTACCAAATCTAGGATTGACCCCACTGAAACCAGCATCTGCTAATACTGGTTCTGGACCAAGTCATGTCTTGGATCTAAACAACAAAAGTCCTGATCCCACTGGACCGAGTAACTTGGTGGTTATCGACAGCGATGTATCATCCGAGGAAACCATATCAGATGATCAGAGCAGTAGGTGGTAA
- the LOC135581020 gene encoding uncharacterized protein LOC135581020 isoform X1: MMSGKVLLTYKRKRFSANANPANVVKADSSVKTVGEHCFRCGSVDINENLLVCHSCSGSYHLRCIDSSLKNVSEDRWLCPPCIERCDSEISIQHQSYQTGKTTENRSIGESETGAIKLHTQKVLSSSGPSEISSRNGSPSPVDPSMENIVNRASANDLGIESGSACRVVEETLRSQSTNLETVGRSSSLHLKTWTERNTSSRFSEDCASMVVSSDKRSGIILNDEYPKGNTKNFLITFRRRVKKKRDVVSSSTTRNSSAEDKHSSMVTSRSHELGNNCRCSDSTFLLEADGPSRLNALQEDMHDVNKDAGLGPKLSGQGSTADKCEEPCQPKPDVAPQGTTSLQYSERVLQCQSDKCTGMPTSDLSKDPTHKSKQSEMAKTGTSIRGEEGNELFTKERGHVGGAELLVVPVVSTHLTSSNPTRPLVDAMAENFLESQRPSAQNCALGRMDEETDGRAKGLQWMETLDKSHQETTKETKSSILINKNSTNCTIASSGRASTAYPVNSSTKIQVNQDVSRECIDRASRLQERLLVTKSNNSIYEKQQRERASHNSMYTDFADQSLILNSEVLSVSMNDIRGMPLPLDLNFKDTVEGYNRQHRWDSMGENASVSRQKQVCENDMNGSRMPKESSLLDNFKRFSDEWSEEELDVLWIGVRRHGLNNWNDILRDPKLCFLKSRVAEDLALQWDKEQIKLLNGTLYHPERPSVLDLSRPLGTDDTCWRKATGRNLYCEKVVSSYLEFPTQRTETKLSLGDVYVQSEKNIKKNVVPNISGLSIANPHGIRNSMAGPFIGSNLIGSVNPRADIRHQNAFKTQGTRYDCESSTSPQKSVERGGHEQRSSANSTLPHWLKEVLTVPQRRSSLPLPSGVSSLNPGSIINYDERVTAFLSAVETALPKDPRGRGILKRKSKASSNHANRVKVLDNSVSVDDTLLQKRLSSLPNLGLTPLKPASANTGSGPSHVLDLNNKSPDPTGPSNLVVIDSDVSSEETISDDQSSRW; the protein is encoded by the exons CATTGCTTTCGGTGTGGTTCTGTTGACATAAATGAGAATCTGCTGGTGTGCCATAGCTGCTCTGGGAGCTATCATCTTCGATGCATTGACTCCTCTTTGAAG AATGTATCTGAAGATAGGTGGCTATGCCCTCCTTGTATTGAAAGATGCGATTCCGAGATATCTATACAACACCAATCTTATCAGACTGGCAAAACAACAGAAAACAGAAGTATTGGGGAATCTGAGACAGGTGCAATCAAACTGCATACCCAAAAAGTGCTTTCGAGTTCAGGACCATCTGAAATCAGCTCTAGGAATGGAAGCCCCTCCCCAGTAGACCCATCTATGGAGAACATAGTCAATCGGGCATCCGCAAATGACTTGGGTATAGAATCTGGTTCTGCGTGCCGAGTTGTTGAAGAGACTTTGAGATCTCAGTCAACAAATTTGGAGACTGTAGGAAGATCAAGTTCCTTGCATTTGAAAACTTGGACCGAAAGGAATACTAGTTCCAGATTCTCAGAGGACTGTGCCTCCATGGTAGTCAGTTcagataaaagaagtggaataatATTGAATGATGAGTATCCAAAAGGGAACACTAAGAATTTCTTAATTACATTTCGTAGAAGAGTGAAAAAGAAACGGGATGTAGTCAGTTCATCAACCACAAGGAATTCAAGTGCTGAAGACAAGCACAGTTCAATGGTGACTTCTAGGAGCCATGAATTAGGAAATAATTGTAGATGTTCAGATTCAACTTTCTTGTTGGAAGCAGATGGGCCTAGCCGACTGAATGCTCTTCAAGAGGAT ATGCATGACGTCAATAAAGATGCCGGGCTAGGGCCTAAGCTTTCTGGACAAGg TAGCACTGCAGACAAATGCGAAGAACCATGTCAACCAAAACCAGACGTTGCTCCTCAGGGTACAACTTCTTTACAATATTCAGAACGTGTTCTTCAGTGTCAATCTGATAAATGCACTGGGATGCCTACAAGTGATTTAAGCAAAGACCCTACACACAAAAGCAAGCAATCAGAGATGGCCAAAACTGGGACATCCATACGAGGGGAAGAGGGAAATGAATTATTTACAAAGGAGAGAGGTCATGTAGGAGGGGCGGAGCTGTTGGTTGTCCCAGTGGTTTCAACTCATCTTACGAGCTCAAACCCAACTAGACCACTTGTGGATGCTATGGCTGAGAACTTTCTGGAGTCACAAAGACCATCAGCTCAAAATTGTGCTCTAGGTAGGATGGATGAGGAAACTGATGGTCGAGCCAAAGGATTGCAGTGGATGGAAACGCTTGATAAATCACATCAGGAGACCACAAAAGAAACAAAGTCATCCATTCTTATTAATAAAAACAGTACCAATTGCACAATAGCATCAAGTGGAAGGGCTTCCACAGCTTACCCAGTTAATTCATCTACAAAGATTCAGGTCAATCAG GATGTATCCAGAGAATGCATTGATCGGGCATCCCGATTACAGGAACGACTCTTGGTGACAAAGTCAAATAACTCTATTTATGAAAAACAACAGCGTGAGAGGGCATCACACAACTCTATGTATACTGATTTTGCAGATCAGTCTCTTATATTGAATTCTGAAGTGCTTAGTGTTTCCATGAATGATATCCGAGGTATGCCATtgccattagatttgaatttcaaGGACACTGTTGAGGGATACAATAGGCAACACAGATGGGACAGCATGGGTGAGAATGCATCTGTATCCAGACAAAAGCAGGTGTGTGAGAATGATATGAATGGCTCACGGATGCCAAAAGAAAGCTCTTTGCTGGACAACTTTAAGAGGTTCTCAGATGAATGGTCAGAAGAAGAATTAGATGTTCTTTGGATTGGCGTGAGAAGACACGGATtaaacaattggaatgatatCTTAAGGGATCCAAAATTATGTTTCTTAAAATCGAGGGTTGCAGAAGACTTGGCCTTGCAGTGGGATAAAGAACAAATTAAGCTTCTTAATGGTACACTCTATCATCCAGAAAGACCTTCAGTATTAGATCTTTCACGGCCTCTTGGAACAGATGACACATGCTGGAGAAAAGCAACAGGTAGGAATTTGTATTGTGAGAAAGTTgtttcatcatatttggaatttcCGACACAGAGAACAGAAACTAAACTTTCTCTTGGAGATGTATATGTTCAGAGTGAGAAAAACATCAAGAAAAATGTAGTACCCAATATATCAGGTTTATCCATAGCTAATCCTCACGGAATTAGAAATTCAATGGCAGGTCCTTTCATAGGCAGTAACCTCATAGGTTCTGTTAACCCAAGGGCAGACATCAGACATCAGAATGCTTTCAAAACACAAGGCACCAGGTACGACTGCGAATCATCTACTTCACCTCAAAAATCAGTTGAAAGAGGAGGACATGAGCAAAGATCTTCTGCAAATAGTACTCTCCCTCATTGGCTCAAAGAAGTGTTGACTGTGCCTCAAAGGCGAAGTAGTTTGCCATTGCCTTCTGGAGTTTCAAGCTTGAATCCTGGAAGCATTATTAATTATGATGAGCGAGTTACTGCTTTTCTAAGTGCCGTGGAAACTGCTCTGCCTAAAGATCCCCGTGGACGGGGAATATTGAAGAGGAAGAGCAAGGCCTCTAGTAATCATGCCAACAGGGTAAAGGTGTTGGATAACTCAGTATCGGTGGATGATACCTTGTTGCAGAAAAGATTATCCTCACTACCAAATCTAGGATTGACCCCACTGAAACCAGCATCTGCTAATACTGGTTCTGGACCAAGTCATGTCTTGGATCTAAACAACAAAAGTCCTGATCCCACTGGACCGAGTAACTTGGTGGTTATCGACAGCGATGTATCATCCGAGGAAACCATATCAGATGATCAGAGCAGTAGGTGGTAA
- the LOC135581020 gene encoding uncharacterized protein LOC135581020 isoform X2 → MMSGKVLLTYKRKRFSANANPANVVKADSSVKTVGEHCFRCGSVDINENLLVCHSCSGSYHLRCIDSSLKNVSEDRWLCPPCIERCDSEISIQHQSYQTGKTTENRSIGESETGAIKLHTQKVLSSSGPSEISSRNGSPSPVDPSMENIVNRASANDLGIESGSACRVVEETLRSQSTNLETVGRSSSLHLKTWTERNTSSRFSEDCASMVVSSDKRSGIILNDEYPKGNTKNFLITFRRRVKKKRDVVSSSTTRNSSAEDKHSSMVTSRSHELGNNCRCSDSTFLLEADGPSRLNALQEDMHDVNKDAGLGPKLSGQGTADKCEEPCQPKPDVAPQGTTSLQYSERVLQCQSDKCTGMPTSDLSKDPTHKSKQSEMAKTGTSIRGEEGNELFTKERGHVGGAELLVVPVVSTHLTSSNPTRPLVDAMAENFLESQRPSAQNCALGRMDEETDGRAKGLQWMETLDKSHQETTKETKSSILINKNSTNCTIASSGRASTAYPVNSSTKIQVNQDVSRECIDRASRLQERLLVTKSNNSIYEKQQRERASHNSMYTDFADQSLILNSEVLSVSMNDIRGMPLPLDLNFKDTVEGYNRQHRWDSMGENASVSRQKQVCENDMNGSRMPKESSLLDNFKRFSDEWSEEELDVLWIGVRRHGLNNWNDILRDPKLCFLKSRVAEDLALQWDKEQIKLLNGTLYHPERPSVLDLSRPLGTDDTCWRKATGRNLYCEKVVSSYLEFPTQRTETKLSLGDVYVQSEKNIKKNVVPNISGLSIANPHGIRNSMAGPFIGSNLIGSVNPRADIRHQNAFKTQGTRYDCESSTSPQKSVERGGHEQRSSANSTLPHWLKEVLTVPQRRSSLPLPSGVSSLNPGSIINYDERVTAFLSAVETALPKDPRGRGILKRKSKASSNHANRVKVLDNSVSVDDTLLQKRLSSLPNLGLTPLKPASANTGSGPSHVLDLNNKSPDPTGPSNLVVIDSDVSSEETISDDQSSRW, encoded by the exons CATTGCTTTCGGTGTGGTTCTGTTGACATAAATGAGAATCTGCTGGTGTGCCATAGCTGCTCTGGGAGCTATCATCTTCGATGCATTGACTCCTCTTTGAAG AATGTATCTGAAGATAGGTGGCTATGCCCTCCTTGTATTGAAAGATGCGATTCCGAGATATCTATACAACACCAATCTTATCAGACTGGCAAAACAACAGAAAACAGAAGTATTGGGGAATCTGAGACAGGTGCAATCAAACTGCATACCCAAAAAGTGCTTTCGAGTTCAGGACCATCTGAAATCAGCTCTAGGAATGGAAGCCCCTCCCCAGTAGACCCATCTATGGAGAACATAGTCAATCGGGCATCCGCAAATGACTTGGGTATAGAATCTGGTTCTGCGTGCCGAGTTGTTGAAGAGACTTTGAGATCTCAGTCAACAAATTTGGAGACTGTAGGAAGATCAAGTTCCTTGCATTTGAAAACTTGGACCGAAAGGAATACTAGTTCCAGATTCTCAGAGGACTGTGCCTCCATGGTAGTCAGTTcagataaaagaagtggaataatATTGAATGATGAGTATCCAAAAGGGAACACTAAGAATTTCTTAATTACATTTCGTAGAAGAGTGAAAAAGAAACGGGATGTAGTCAGTTCATCAACCACAAGGAATTCAAGTGCTGAAGACAAGCACAGTTCAATGGTGACTTCTAGGAGCCATGAATTAGGAAATAATTGTAGATGTTCAGATTCAACTTTCTTGTTGGAAGCAGATGGGCCTAGCCGACTGAATGCTCTTCAAGAGGAT ATGCATGACGTCAATAAAGATGCCGGGCTAGGGCCTAAGCTTTCTGGACAAGg CACTGCAGACAAATGCGAAGAACCATGTCAACCAAAACCAGACGTTGCTCCTCAGGGTACAACTTCTTTACAATATTCAGAACGTGTTCTTCAGTGTCAATCTGATAAATGCACTGGGATGCCTACAAGTGATTTAAGCAAAGACCCTACACACAAAAGCAAGCAATCAGAGATGGCCAAAACTGGGACATCCATACGAGGGGAAGAGGGAAATGAATTATTTACAAAGGAGAGAGGTCATGTAGGAGGGGCGGAGCTGTTGGTTGTCCCAGTGGTTTCAACTCATCTTACGAGCTCAAACCCAACTAGACCACTTGTGGATGCTATGGCTGAGAACTTTCTGGAGTCACAAAGACCATCAGCTCAAAATTGTGCTCTAGGTAGGATGGATGAGGAAACTGATGGTCGAGCCAAAGGATTGCAGTGGATGGAAACGCTTGATAAATCACATCAGGAGACCACAAAAGAAACAAAGTCATCCATTCTTATTAATAAAAACAGTACCAATTGCACAATAGCATCAAGTGGAAGGGCTTCCACAGCTTACCCAGTTAATTCATCTACAAAGATTCAGGTCAATCAG GATGTATCCAGAGAATGCATTGATCGGGCATCCCGATTACAGGAACGACTCTTGGTGACAAAGTCAAATAACTCTATTTATGAAAAACAACAGCGTGAGAGGGCATCACACAACTCTATGTATACTGATTTTGCAGATCAGTCTCTTATATTGAATTCTGAAGTGCTTAGTGTTTCCATGAATGATATCCGAGGTATGCCATtgccattagatttgaatttcaaGGACACTGTTGAGGGATACAATAGGCAACACAGATGGGACAGCATGGGTGAGAATGCATCTGTATCCAGACAAAAGCAGGTGTGTGAGAATGATATGAATGGCTCACGGATGCCAAAAGAAAGCTCTTTGCTGGACAACTTTAAGAGGTTCTCAGATGAATGGTCAGAAGAAGAATTAGATGTTCTTTGGATTGGCGTGAGAAGACACGGATtaaacaattggaatgatatCTTAAGGGATCCAAAATTATGTTTCTTAAAATCGAGGGTTGCAGAAGACTTGGCCTTGCAGTGGGATAAAGAACAAATTAAGCTTCTTAATGGTACACTCTATCATCCAGAAAGACCTTCAGTATTAGATCTTTCACGGCCTCTTGGAACAGATGACACATGCTGGAGAAAAGCAACAGGTAGGAATTTGTATTGTGAGAAAGTTgtttcatcatatttggaatttcCGACACAGAGAACAGAAACTAAACTTTCTCTTGGAGATGTATATGTTCAGAGTGAGAAAAACATCAAGAAAAATGTAGTACCCAATATATCAGGTTTATCCATAGCTAATCCTCACGGAATTAGAAATTCAATGGCAGGTCCTTTCATAGGCAGTAACCTCATAGGTTCTGTTAACCCAAGGGCAGACATCAGACATCAGAATGCTTTCAAAACACAAGGCACCAGGTACGACTGCGAATCATCTACTTCACCTCAAAAATCAGTTGAAAGAGGAGGACATGAGCAAAGATCTTCTGCAAATAGTACTCTCCCTCATTGGCTCAAAGAAGTGTTGACTGTGCCTCAAAGGCGAAGTAGTTTGCCATTGCCTTCTGGAGTTTCAAGCTTGAATCCTGGAAGCATTATTAATTATGATGAGCGAGTTACTGCTTTTCTAAGTGCCGTGGAAACTGCTCTGCCTAAAGATCCCCGTGGACGGGGAATATTGAAGAGGAAGAGCAAGGCCTCTAGTAATCATGCCAACAGGGTAAAGGTGTTGGATAACTCAGTATCGGTGGATGATACCTTGTTGCAGAAAAGATTATCCTCACTACCAAATCTAGGATTGACCCCACTGAAACCAGCATCTGCTAATACTGGTTCTGGACCAAGTCATGTCTTGGATCTAAACAACAAAAGTCCTGATCCCACTGGACCGAGTAACTTGGTGGTTATCGACAGCGATGTATCATCCGAGGAAACCATATCAGATGATCAGAGCAGTAGGTGGTAA